From one Bacteroides eggerthii genomic stretch:
- a CDS encoding helix-turn-helix domain-containing protein, with product MKTINQIIGENLKKIRELSGFTQEQIAKSIGIERSAYSNYEGGTREVPYDILERLSNLFGCEPFILFEDNIQADNEIMATAFRISDLEDGDLKEIANFKDIVKSYLKMERIAQNEAE from the coding sequence ATGAAAACGATTAATCAAATTATTGGAGAAAATCTAAAGAAAATTAGAGAGTTATCCGGTTTTACGCAAGAACAGATAGCTAAATCCATTGGGATAGAACGTTCTGCATATAGCAATTATGAAGGAGGAACAAGAGAAGTTCCGTACGATATTTTAGAACGGCTTTCAAATCTATTTGGTTGTGAACCTTTTATTCTGTTTGAAGATAATATTCAAGCTGATAATGAAATTATGGCCACCGCTTTTAGAATTTCCGATTTAGAAGACGGTGATTTGAAAGAAATAGCAAATTTCAAGGATATTGTGAAATCATACCTAAAAATGGAACGAATAGCCCAAAATGAAGCTGAATAA
- a CDS encoding ImmA/IrrE family metallo-endopeptidase, translating to MKLNKFIIERQVSEFRTDNGLSSSEPITLKSLLLKLNVLTIFRPLSENFSGMCLKDNSGHRFMLINSNQPRGRQHFTIAHELYHLFIEEKPTPHKCNPGYSKNKVEQNADMFASSLLMPEAGICQLIPETELNTRNISIATILKLEHYFSVSRSALLYRLLNIGLISENTRTQLSEIGVKHSARCFGYDTALYEAANEGLVIGDFGEKARNLFDKEKISESHYMELLSKISINGTQENENSTRC from the coding sequence ATGAAGCTGAATAAATTTATTATAGAAAGACAAGTATCAGAGTTTCGTACAGATAATGGGCTTAGTTCATCCGAGCCTATTACATTGAAAAGCCTGCTCCTAAAACTGAATGTACTTACAATTTTCAGACCCCTGTCTGAGAATTTTTCAGGTATGTGTTTAAAGGATAATTCCGGACACCGTTTCATGCTCATCAATTCTAATCAGCCGCGAGGAAGACAGCATTTTACAATTGCCCACGAGTTATATCACTTATTTATAGAAGAAAAACCGACACCGCATAAATGCAACCCGGGATACAGTAAAAATAAAGTAGAGCAGAATGCGGATATGTTTGCCTCCTCCTTATTAATGCCGGAAGCCGGAATTTGTCAGTTAATACCTGAAACAGAACTAAATACTAGAAACATTTCCATAGCAACGATTTTAAAACTTGAACACTATTTTTCTGTCTCTCGTTCGGCTCTGTTATATCGATTATTAAATATTGGCCTCATATCAGAAAACACGCGTACCCAACTTTCCGAAATAGGAGTAAAACACTCTGCAAGATGTTTCGGATATGATACAGCTCTATACGAAGCTGCAAATGAGGGGTTGGTTATCGGTGATTTTGGAGAGAAGGCACGTAATTTATTCGATAAAGAAAAAATTTCAGAAAGCCATTATATGGAGCTACTCAGTAAAATAAGTATCAATGGAACACAAGAAAACGAAAATAGTACTCGATGCTGA
- a CDS encoding helix-turn-helix domain-containing protein, giving the protein MEHQKTSYDTLPERIDYLIQEISEIKNILMNRIEKREEIPKWLNKEQALRYIQKQGYKLSSSKLYKLSATDNIPCHRSGRNLYFFAEELDKWLNNQIEEEDKTSQNLSTQSIQLIIKSAQKR; this is encoded by the coding sequence ATGGAACATCAAAAAACAAGTTATGACACGTTGCCGGAACGGATAGATTATCTGATTCAGGAAATATCGGAGATAAAAAATATTCTGATGAACAGAATAGAAAAAAGGGAAGAAATACCAAAGTGGCTGAATAAGGAGCAAGCTTTAAGATATATCCAAAAACAAGGGTATAAATTAAGTTCATCTAAACTCTATAAATTATCAGCGACAGACAATATACCTTGCCACAGGTCAGGACGTAATCTGTATTTCTTTGCTGAAGAATTGGATAAATGGTTAAACAACCAAATTGAGGAGGAAGACAAAACGAGCCAAAATCTTTCAACTCAATCAATACAATTAATTATAAAATCGGCTCAAAAAAGATAG
- a CDS encoding IS256 family transposase gives MSEEFDFESIKNKALEQLKSGKPLLGKDGAFAPLLESILNAALEGEMDAHLSEDERMSGNRRNGKMQKQVQTSMGEVTVSTPRDRNSTFEPQFIKKRETILAEGVADRIIGLYALGNSTREISDWMEENLGNRVSAETISAITDRVLPEIKAWRSRSLDSVYPIVWMDAIHYKVMDERGCAVTRAIYNVLALDSEGHKDLLGMYISKNEGANFWLNVLTDLQTRGVCDILIACVDGLKGFPDAIQSVFPDTIVQLCIVHQVRNSIKYVGSKHQKEFMRDLKHVYGAVNKESAETGLFNLEEKWGEKYPIVIKSWQDNWERLTEYFQFTSDIRRMIYTTNTVEGYHRQVRKVTKNKGVFPNDTALEKLVYLAYRNIRKKWTMPIANWAAIAQQLAIKFGDRFKLL, from the coding sequence ATGAGTGAAGAATTTGATTTTGAAAGTATCAAGAACAAGGCTCTTGAACAGTTGAAGTCTGGTAAACCCTTGTTAGGTAAGGACGGTGCTTTTGCTCCGTTGTTGGAGAGTATATTAAATGCTGCCCTTGAAGGTGAGATGGACGCTCATCTTTCTGAGGATGAACGCATGAGTGGCAACCGTCGTAATGGCAAGATGCAAAAACAAGTACAGACTTCGATGGGAGAAGTCACCGTATCTACCCCTCGTGACCGTAACTCCACCTTTGAACCCCAGTTCATAAAAAAGCGTGAAACCATTCTTGCAGAAGGTGTTGCAGACCGTATCATCGGACTTTATGCTTTGGGAAACAGCACACGTGAGATAAGTGACTGGATGGAGGAGAACTTGGGTAATCGTGTGTCTGCTGAGACAATTAGCGCCATCACCGATCGTGTACTTCCGGAAATAAAGGCATGGCGTTCCCGTAGCCTGGACAGCGTTTATCCGATAGTCTGGATGGATGCCATCCATTATAAGGTAATGGACGAGAGAGGCTGTGCCGTAACCCGTGCGATTTACAATGTACTGGCTCTGGACAGCGAGGGACATAAGGATCTGTTAGGGATGTATATCTCTAAGAATGAGGGCGCGAACTTCTGGCTGAATGTATTGACAGACTTGCAGACCCGTGGTGTCTGTGACATACTCATAGCTTGTGTTGACGGATTGAAAGGCTTCCCAGACGCTATCCAAAGTGTGTTTCCTGATACTATTGTCCAGCTCTGTATTGTCCATCAGGTACGTAACTCCATCAAGTATGTCGGCAGCAAGCACCAAAAAGAGTTCATGAGGGATCTGAAACATGTCTATGGTGCGGTAAATAAGGAATCCGCTGAGACAGGACTTTTTAATCTGGAAGAAAAATGGGGTGAGAAATACCCTATCGTTATCAAGTCTTGGCAGGATAACTGGGAAAGGCTTACTGAATACTTCCAGTTTACGTCGGATATACGACGTATGATTTATACCACGAATACAGTCGAGGGCTATCACCGCCAAGTGCGGAAAGTGACAAAAAACAAGGGCGTGTTCCCTAACGACACCGCCCTTGAAAAGTTGGTTTATCTCGCTTACCGCAACATACGCAAGAAATGGACCATGCCCATAGCCAACTGGGCGGCCATCGCACAACAATTAGCGATAAAGTTTGGAGACAGATTTAAATTGTTGTAA
- a CDS encoding site-specific integrase, translating into MYNFSKDGIVVSTVLDARTANKEGKYPVKIKVYYQRKPKYYSIGICMTKEEWNKLPDSKSSESRKIRQAIESSFSLVRMNVEALAEKGTFSFNTLNLRLGKATGDTLNSAIRAKIEELKNEERIGTMQFYQTTLVMVEEVGGKDIPFSTVTVEWLQKCERLWSKTRSISTIGMHMRNIRTLMNEAKRAGIIKESQYPFGKGLFEIKTGIGRKKGLTKKQLKAIFDYKSENETTNRYKDLWIFIYLCNGINPTDMLKLKFSDIVDGEICFVRQKTERTTKNRKEIRAVVSSQLQTIIDKWGNKPLPDNYIFPYMKGHETAIERKAIVRDVVKRINKRMKLIGEELGIGNITTYTARHSYATVLKRSGANISYISESLGHTDLRTTEAYLASFEKEERAKNTNLLTSFL; encoded by the coding sequence ATGTATAATTTTTCAAAAGACGGTATCGTAGTCTCTACGGTACTTGATGCACGTACTGCCAACAAAGAAGGCAAATATCCTGTTAAAATCAAGGTTTATTATCAAAGAAAGCCCAAGTATTATTCTATTGGTATCTGCATGACAAAAGAAGAATGGAACAAACTGCCGGATAGCAAATCTTCTGAAAGCAGGAAAATCAGACAAGCCATTGAAAGTAGTTTTTCTTTAGTCCGTATGAATGTTGAAGCTCTGGCAGAGAAAGGAACATTCTCTTTCAATACGCTCAATTTACGTTTGGGAAAAGCTACCGGTGATACTCTGAACAGTGCCATACGAGCTAAGATTGAGGAACTGAAAAACGAAGAAAGAATCGGGACAATGCAGTTCTATCAAACTACATTGGTAATGGTTGAGGAAGTCGGCGGCAAAGATATTCCATTTAGTACTGTTACGGTAGAATGGTTACAAAAATGCGAAAGACTTTGGTCGAAAACGAGAAGTATTTCTACAATCGGTATGCACATGAGAAATATTCGTACTTTGATGAATGAAGCCAAGAGAGCCGGCATTATCAAAGAATCGCAATACCCATTCGGAAAAGGTCTGTTCGAGATAAAGACCGGTATCGGAAGAAAGAAAGGATTGACAAAGAAACAGTTGAAGGCCATTTTCGATTATAAGAGTGAAAATGAAACCACTAACAGATATAAAGACCTCTGGATATTCATTTACTTGTGCAACGGTATCAATCCGACAGACATGCTGAAATTGAAATTCTCGGATATTGTGGACGGTGAAATATGTTTTGTGAGACAGAAAACAGAGCGCACGACAAAGAACAGGAAAGAGATACGTGCGGTTGTTTCTTCCCAATTACAGACAATAATTGACAAGTGGGGAAACAAACCGTTACCCGATAATTACATATTTCCTTATATGAAAGGGCATGAAACGGCTATAGAGCGTAAAGCGATTGTACGCGATGTTGTCAAGCGAATCAACAAACGTATGAAGTTGATAGGTGAAGAATTGGGTATCGGCAATATCACCACATACACCGCAAGACATTCATACGCTACCGTATTGAAACGAAGCGGAGCCAATATCTCTTATATAAGTGAATCCTTAGGACATACCGACCTGAGGACTACGGAAGCATATCTGGCGAGTTTTGAGAAAGAGGAGCGTGCTAAGAACACTAACCTTTTGACCTCGTTTTTGTAG
- a CDS encoding P-loop NTPase fold protein, whose amino-acid sequence MTIKHDDIIISKENPFENCKLNRQIYASILSDIISSYREGFVLSINGQWGSGKTTFVKMWEQQLKNNDYKTLYFNAWENDLLTDPSVAILGELKKLLYKNDERIFNKILKTTATVTRNIIPSLGKAIANHYIDNEIVTETIENALSATTEILEKEIEEYCKRKKGIDEFKELLTEYVKAESPDKPIVFIIDELDRCRPSYAVEVLEKVKHFFSVNGIVFILSIDKSQMCNSIKGFYGSESIDSEDYLLRFIDLEYRLPEPDPKVFCEYLYDYFDFKNFFNNQNRLDSFRNKSEDEEFIKFAAMLANASKLTLRQLEKLFAHSRIALKSFEYQEYVTPPLFFFLVYVRNHKTVIYNKIKSKQFDIQELVTFLETTINVTSSNSTNNFLIVELLVFYMTYCNEYERTEKIVLLNEEQNPLFSTKIKIEELRSYVRYCDGEYRGNNILKHLLNKIELYSRLIS is encoded by the coding sequence ATGACAATAAAGCACGATGACATAATTATTTCAAAGGAAAACCCATTTGAAAATTGCAAATTAAACCGTCAAATATATGCATCAATATTATCCGATATTATTAGTTCTTACAGAGAAGGATTTGTTTTGAGCATCAACGGACAATGGGGAAGCGGGAAAACTACATTCGTAAAAATGTGGGAGCAGCAACTAAAAAACAATGATTATAAAACCCTCTATTTCAATGCATGGGAAAATGATTTATTAACTGATCCTTCTGTAGCGATCCTTGGAGAATTAAAAAAATTACTATACAAGAATGATGAAAGGATATTTAATAAGATTTTAAAAACTACTGCTACTGTAACGAGAAATATAATTCCTTCGTTAGGAAAAGCAATAGCTAACCATTATATAGATAACGAAATAGTAACGGAAACTATAGAAAATGCTTTATCAGCAACAACCGAAATTTTAGAGAAAGAAATAGAAGAATATTGCAAAAGGAAGAAAGGTATTGATGAATTTAAGGAATTACTAACAGAATATGTTAAAGCTGAAAGTCCTGATAAGCCTATAGTATTTATTATAGATGAATTAGATCGATGTCGTCCAAGTTATGCTGTTGAAGTATTAGAGAAAGTAAAACACTTTTTCTCTGTAAATGGAATTGTTTTTATTTTATCAATAGATAAATCACAAATGTGTAATTCTATTAAAGGATTCTATGGTAGCGAAAGTATTGATAGCGAAGATTATTTACTGCGATTTATAGATTTAGAGTATAGACTCCCTGAGCCTGACCCGAAAGTATTCTGTGAATATTTATATGACTACTTTGATTTCAAGAACTTTTTCAACAATCAAAACAGATTAGATTCTTTTCGTAATAAATCAGAAGATGAAGAATTTATAAAATTTGCAGCAATGCTTGCTAATGCGTCAAAACTGACATTACGCCAACTGGAAAAGTTATTTGCTCATTCAAGAATAGCTCTTAAATCTTTCGAATATCAAGAATATGTTACTCCGCCTTTATTCTTCTTTTTAGTTTATGTTAGAAATCATAAAACGGTTATATATAATAAGATTAAATCTAAGCAATTTGACATCCAAGAATTAGTAACATTTCTTGAAACCACAATTAATGTAACTTCTAGCAACTCAACAAACAACTTTTTAATAGTGGAATTACTCGTATTTTACATGACCTACTGTAACGAATATGAAAGAACAGAAAAAATTGTTTTACTGAATGAAGAGCAAAATCCCTTATTTTCTACAAAAATCAAAATTGAAGAATTAAGAAGCTATGTGAGATATTGTGACGGAGAATATAGAGGGAATAATATACTCAAACATTTATTGAATAAAATAGAATTATATAGCAGACTAATTTCGTAA